Within Triticum dicoccoides isolate Atlit2015 ecotype Zavitan chromosome 1B, WEW_v2.0, whole genome shotgun sequence, the genomic segment tatgcggcaattgctaacatgatttggacggacttaagcttcgctacgggagagaaagtctcatcgtagtcaatcccttgaacttgtcgataacccttagcaacaagtcgagctttatagatggtgacatttccatccgcgtccgtattcttcttaaagatccatttgttttctatcgctcgccgatcatcgggcaagtcagtcaaagtccatactttgttttcatacatggattctatctcggattgcatggcttctagccatttgttggaatctgggcccgccatcgcttcttcatagttcaaaggttcaccattgtctaacaacatgatttccaggacagggttgccataccactctggtgtggaacgtgtccttgtggacctacgaagttcagtagcaacttgattcgaagtaccttgatcatcatcattaatttcctctccagtcggtgtaggcaccacaggaacattttcctgagctgcactactttccggttcaataggtagtacttcatcgagttctactttcctcccacttactccttttgagagaaactccttttccagaaaggatccgttcttggcaacaaagatcttgccttcggatctaaggtagaaggtatacccaatggtttccttaaggtatcctatgaagacgcatttttccgacttgggttcgagcttttcaggttgaagtttcttgacataagcatcgcattcccaaacttttagaaacgacggcttaggtttcttcccaaaccataattcatacggtgtcgtctcaacggatttagacggtgccctatttaaagtgaatgtagctgtctctagagcgtatccccaaaatgatagcggtaaatcagtaagagacatcatagatcgcaccatatccaatagagtgcgattacgacgttcggacacaccgttacgctgaggtgttccaggcggtgtgagttgtgaaacgattccacattttcttaagtgtgtaccaaattcgtgacttaaatattctcctccacgatctgatcgtaagaattttatctttcgttcacgttgattctctacctcattctgaaattccttgaacttttcaaaggtctcagacttgtgtttcatcaagtagacatacccatatctactcaagtcatctgtgagagtgagaacataacgatatcctccgcgagcctcaacgctcattggaccacacacatcagtatgtatgatttccaataagttggttgctcgctccattgttccggagaacgggatcttggtcattttgcccatgaggcatggttcgcatgtgtcaaatgattcataatcgagagactctaaaagtccatcagcatggagcttcttcatgcacttgacaccaatgtgaccaaggcggcagtgccacaagtatgtgggactatcgttatcaactttacatcttttggtattcacactatgaatatgtgtaacattacgttcgagattcgttaagaataaaccattgaccatcggggcatgaccataaaacatatctctcatataaatagaacaaccattattctcggatttaaatgagtagccatctcgcatcaaacgagatccagatacaatgttcatgctcaaacttggcactaaataacaattattgaggtttaaaactaatcccgtaggtaaatgtagaggtagcgtgccgatggcgatcacatcgaccttggaaccattgccgacgcgcattgtcacctcgtccttcgccagtctccgcttattccgcagctcctgctgtgagttacaaatatgagcaatggcaccggtatcaaatacccaggagttactacgagtactggtaaggtacacatcaattacatgtactacctccgtctaggtgaataagtcattcgcgtagttctaggtcatcaatttgagaaattaaatatatgttatatgtcatgaaaagtatatcactagatttctacacggatgtagtttctaaatatatatattttgttacatataatacatatttagatagttaaatcgtcgacctagaactacgtgaatgacttattcaccgagacggaggtagtatatcaaatatacctttagtgttgccggccttcttgtccgctaagtatttggggcagttccgcttccagtgacccttccctttgcaataaaagcactcagtctcaggcttgggttcattctttgacttcttctcggcaactggcttaccgggcgcggcaacatctttgccgtccttcttgaagttcttcttacccttgcccttcttgaacttagtggtcttattgaccatcaacacttgatgttctttcttgatttcaacctctgctgacttcagcattgaaaatacttcaggaatggtcttcaccatcccctgcatattgtagttcaacacaaagctcttgtagctcggtgggagcgactgaaggattctgtcaatgaccgcctcatccgggaggttgatctccagctgggacaggaggttatgcaacctagacattttgagtatgtgctcactgacagaactgttttcctccatcttacaactatagaacttgtcggagacttcatatctctcgacccgtgcatgagcttgaaaaaccattttcagctcctcgaacatctcatatgctccgtgtcgctcaaaacgcttttggagccccggttctaagctgtaaagcatgccgcactgaacgagggagtaatcatcagcacgtgactgccaagcgttcataacgtcttggttttctgggatgggtgcttcacctagcggtgcttctaggacataatctttcttggctgctatgaggatgatcctcaggttccggacccagtccgaatagttgctgccatcatctttcagcttggttttctctaggaacgcgttgaagttcatgttgacatgtgcgttggccatttgatctacaagacatattttgcaaagattttagactaagttcatgataattaagtttatttaatcaaattatttaatgaactcccgctcagattgacatccctctagtcatctaagtgttacacgatccgagtcgactaggccgtctccgatcatcacgtgagatggactagtcatcatcggtgaacatctccatgttgattgtatcttccatacgactcatgttcgacctttcggtctcttgtgttccgaggccatgtctgtacatgctaggctcgtcaagttaaccctaagtgtttatgcatgtgtaaaactgtcttacacccgttgtatgtgaacgtaaggatctatcacacccgatcatcacgtggtgcttcgaaacgacgaactttagcaacggcgcacagttaggggaacactttcttgaaattattataagggatcatcttatttacaaccgtcgttctaagtatacaagatgcataaacataataaacatcacatgtaattatataatagtgacatgatatggccaatatcatatagctcctttgatctccatcttcggggctccatgatcatcttcgtcaccggcatgacaccatgatctccatcatcatgatctccatcatcgtgtcttcatgaagttgtcacgccaatgactacttctacttttatggctaacgcgtttagcaataaagtaaagtaatttacatggcgttcttcaatgacacgcaggtcatacaaaaaataaagacaactcctatggctcctgccggttgtcatactcatcgacatgcaagtcgtgattcctattacaagaacatgatctcatacatcacaatatatcattcatcattcatcacaacttctggccatatcacatcacatgacaattgctgcaaaaacaagttagacgtcctctaattgttgttgcatcttttacgtggctgcaattgggttctagcaagaacgttttcttacctacgaataaccacaacgtgattttgtcaacttctatttacccttcataaggacccttttcgtcgaatccgctccaactaaagtgggagagacagacacccgctagccaccttatgcaactagtgcatgtcaagcgatggaacctgtctcacgtaagcgtacgtgtaaggtcggtccgggccgcttcatcccacaatactgctgaagcaaaataagactagtagcggcaagcaagttgacaagatctacgcccacaacaaaattgtgttccactcgtgctatagagaactacgcatagacctagctctgatgccaccgttggggaacgttgcagaaaataaaaaaattcctacgctttcaccaagatccatctatgagttcatctaagcaacgagtgataggagtgcatctacatacctttgtagatcgcaagcggaagctttcaagagaacggggatgatggagtcgtactcgccgtgatccaaatcaccgatgaccaagtgccgaacggacagcacctccgcgttcaacacacgtacggagcggatgacgtctcctccttcttgatccagcaagggggaaggagagattgaggaagaaggctccagcagcagcacgacggcgtggtgatgctggagaggcagtactccgacagggcttcgccaagcacttaacgaaggaggagaggtgttggggaggggaggggctgtgccttggatgttatgtgcagccctcccctcgcccctctatttataggggaagggggaagggggccggccccctcgagatgagatctagaggggggggggcggcggccaagggagggggcttgccccccaagcaaggggggtgcccccactagggttcccccccaaccctaggcgcatgggcccaaggggtggggcagcccaccaggggctgtttccctgccccctacggcccatgaggccctctgagaggggtggcccctcccggtggaccccccggaacccctccggtggccccggtacaataccgatatgcccccgaaactttccggtgaccgtatgacaacttcccatatataaatctttacctccggaccattccggaactcctcgtgacgtccgggatctcatccgggactccgaacaacattcagtaatcacatacaagtcttcctaataaccctagcgtcaccgaaccttaagtgtgtagaccctacgggttcgggagacatgcagacatgaccgagacggctctccggtcaataaccaacagcgggatctggatacccatgttggctcccacatactcctcaatgatctcatcggatgaaccatgatgtcgaggattcaaacaaccccgtatactattccctttgtcagacggtatgttacttgcccgagatacgatcgtcggtatcccaatacctcgttcaatctcgttgccggcaagtcactttactcgtaccgtaatgcatgatcccgtgaccagacacttggtcactttgagctcattatgatgatgcactaccgagtgggcccagtgatacctctccataatacggagagacaaatcccagtctcgatccatgtcaacccaacagacactttcggagatacctgtagtgcacctttatagtcacccagttacgttgttatgtttggtacacccaaagcactcctacggtatccgggagttacacgatctcatggtttaaggaaaagatacttgacactggaaaagctctagcaaaacgaactacacgatcttgtgctatgcttatgattgggtcttgtccatcacatcattctcctaatgatgtgatcccgttgtcaacgacatccaatgtctatagtcaggaaaccatgactatccattgaccaacgagctagtcaactagaggctttctagggacgtattgtggtctatgtattcacacgtgtattacgatttccggataatacaattatagcatgaataaaagacaagtatcatgaacaaggaaatataataataatccttttattattgcctctagggcatatttccaacaagcgtTGCAAGCGGAGCTCGCGGTTTCCGATCGATTGCAAGCCAGCTGATAGGGAAGCCAAGCTAGCTAGCTCGTGTTTGTGCATCAAGCTAGCTCGCGTGTGGTGGCCGGGATTTCAACGATCCAACAATTGGGGACCTAATTGCGTTTTTGTTTTGGTCAGATGGATTTATCTGTAAATGTTAGGGACCTGTTTGTTGTAGATATATTTGTGATGCTTTATTTTTTTAGTGTGTCTGCTGGACCGTTGCGCGCCGTCCGCTACGCGCTATATTTTTGTGCGTCTGCTAGACTGAATCTGCCATGGCGCGCTAAAATTACTAAAATGGCGCTGTAAAATTATTTTAGCGTGTTGCTTTTTTGGGcgtctgttgaagatgctctaacacCATGCAAGAGAGAGTAAGAACAAAGCTCTGTCCTCGCAGATTTCTGTGATCGAAAGCCACAGAACCACAATCAAAATATTTCAAGAAAATTTAAGTCAGTCTTGGATTTGTCCTACAAGTGTAATAATTGCCCTGTGCGGATATGTCATGTGGAACACAAATGTGTGCAGTGGTGCCCCCATGTGTCTCAAACTTTATCATCCCGCTCatgatggcatgcatgcatgcaaagcAGATTGCCAAGTAAGGTGCCAAATCTGCACCTATAAATAGAGGTGCTACGAGCTCTGGcgaacaacaactacaacatagctTTACACACAACCATAAGACAGAAGTGAGAGAGCTCTGCGGCAAACCATAGAAGCAACCATGAAGAACACCAAGCTCGTGGCGATCCTTGTCCTCCAGGCCATCATGGTCATGGGAATCCTCGCACACGTGAATGGTTGGTGGTTATTCATGCTTGTTTATTCTATTTGTTTCCCTGACAGATTGAATGCCCTTCTGTGATTACATTGAGTCTTATTATATCTTATGTGATTAACTAATTGTGATGTCATGCCATGCATGTGTGCAGCCGATTACTTCCCGAAGTGCTGCAACAACTGCAGGTCCTTCTCGGGGGTCGACGTCTGCGACGACGCACACCCCCAGTGCCCCAAGGGCTGCTCGGCCTGCCGCGTGGTGACGCCGAGCCCTCACAAGACGTTCCGGTGCGCCGACATGAAGAGCACCGTCGACGGCACCTGCGGCGGGCCATGCAAGAagctgttgagtaaataggcaatttctcgattaaattaatccatgagtaaatcactagcatggcattgactaagttgatgacgtactcactctgatctaaacatgcacgtactaagcaaacagtagacaaatctacacatactgctagtactgctaatatgaaaataatcaggagcgggataaacgagttataccctccagtaggccacgcagaggccgcggctttggtggcagcagcggcgtcctcggcgaccttcttgtcagcttcagctttctcggcggcggcacggtcggcgtcggtggacatggtgatgatgaaggcgacgcggacgtagaggaagtagacgatcggaagcgagcagtcgcgtaatcgctgcccaaaaacctattcgcccctcaccccgtacaggaaccagaagggcgtggtttcggagacctgctctcccgtcgaccgtgtacgtggcggacgggatggagtcaccggcggcagcagcagcaaaggaacgacggtgggcgtgcgcgtgagcagatgtgatctgttcgtggcggctagggttaggagacaccgcatacttataggcgcagccgcgtggagagacgtgggctcgacccacgtccgagtccgtgacagcccacgatccgacgtctcagatcgtggcccagctgtcagaaaactctccgttagtgactggcaaaaataagcgcgtaggtgtgagctcggctcggctcaatcccgcaacccgcggcgcgtcgtgacgaggcgtggcgtggcgaggcgggcggcggaggaggagtgggcgagggcctcttctcttctcaagctccaatagcatgtagaagagaaacccttataaaccactccaactctccttccacttccggggtgggactaaacttcccaccacacctagtgccatataacccacatgggcccttagagatttttcagaaattgcaatatgggcctagagcccatctcagatttcagcaatcccccaccagatctcgagggcccattgtgtcctctgttccaattgctgtttcaatataccagtgtttcagtaaagacctgttaaggttgaacttcacctagaacaagtggctacactccttcacaactgaacaatggactatgccttgaattgtcagtttggcgtaaagaagtttcactacatgtcttactagtactaggctgccgaaggctgacccctcgggtggagcatataagtcacactcctggcctattcatgagcttactagagatcaccccaatctcatagactgtgaccagcagtcgggctcatataggtgtgttcctccaaagatcgctctgtaggatagcatcttgcttttataagctttggaacacattgagaccttagtcatcctaccatacagtatcgagagtattgcatctccaacggagtgggttagtatagttactctcctcagttcaccactggcttgttttcccaggtcctagttcacgggatctccgatcatataggttgggttaccaccatggcaactcatgtgggtctcatacccatctccctcgatgcattatctatcacaacacgtgatagcccttttgtaaagggatctgccagattcttagccgtatggacatagtccaacgctatcactccggagtttcttaattttctgacagcttttaatctcattcttatgtgtttggtggacttcatgttgtcctttgaactcttcaccttggtgatgacagtctgattgtcacagttcataaggatagccggaaccggtttatcaaccaatggcaagtccatcaaaagatctcgaagccatctcgcttcaacaccagatgtgtctaatgccgttaattctgcttccattgttgatctcgttaagatcgtttgcttgcaagacttccaggaaacagcgccacctccaagagtaaacatatacccagttgtggccttcatctcatcagcatcagagatccaattcgcatcactatacccttcaagtaccgacgggtatccggtatagtgaagtccatagttcatagtacctttcagatagcgcataactctctcaacagcatgccaatgtacatcacccggtttggaaacaaaccggctcagtttgctcacagcaaacgcgatgtcaggcctcgttgcgctcgctaggtacatcagtgaaccaatgatttgagagtatctcaattgatctttagccatgcctttggactttcgaatcaatacgctaggatcatatggtgtttgagatggtgtgcagtccgaatatccaaaacgactcaacaccttctcaacgtaatgggattgcagaagtgtgatcccaccctcattatctctcagtagcttgatgttcaagataacatcagccacaccaaggtctttcatctcaaagttctaagataaaaacgatttgacctcctcaatgactttgaggtttgttccgaatatcagtatgtcatcaacatacaagcacagtataactccttcgcccccaccatggcgatagtatacacatttgtcagcctcattaacaacgaaaccaacagatgtcagagttgtattaaacttatcatgccattgcttaggtgcttgtttcaggccatataaagattttatcaacctacacacctttctttcctgaccatctatcacaaagccatcaggctgttgcatgtagatttcctcctttagctctccatttagaaaagccgtcttaacatccatctgatggacgagaagaccatgtgaggccgccaacgagagtaatactcgaatggtggtcagtctagccacaggtgaataagtatcaaagaaatcttcctcttcttgctggtcatagcccttggccacaagcctagccttgtacttttcaatcataccatcgggcctaagcttctttttgaacacccacttacatcccagtggtttgcaaccatagggacggtcagtgatctcccatgtcccgttagccatgatggaatccatctcgctacggaccgcatccttccagtaatcagcttctggagaggcatacgcttctgaaatagaagtgggagtatcatccacgaggtacacgaagaaatcatcaccaaaggtctttgcagtcctttgtctcttgcccctaccaagggtttcctcgtcatcctcctcgggattttcatcatgtgtttgttcataatattccatagggatggcaggttcaggagtctcctcagattcctgtctagaagtgctttgcatatctctcataggaaaaatatcctcaaagaatgtagcatccttagactccataattgtaccgatcttctggtcaggtacctcagatttcactactagaaatctatagccaacgctgttcttagcgtagcccaaattaatgcagtccacggtcttatgtccaagcttacgctttttggggatcggcatgttgactttcgccaaacagccccaagtgcacaagtacgagagtgtcgtccttctctttgcccatttctcatagggagtgatctcactatcctttgtcggaactttattcaggacatgacatgccgtcaatatagcctccccccaccatgccttggataaacccgatgtatctaacatggcgttaaccaaatcagttagagtacggtttttccgctcagcaaccccgtttgactggggtgaatagggaggcgtcctctcatgaataatgccgtgttccgcacagaaggaatcaaactcactcgagaagtactctccaccacgatctgaccggactcgtttaattttcttttcaagttgattttcaacttctgccttatagattttaaagtagtgtagagcctcatctttagtatttaacagatacacatagcaatatctagtggaatcatctatcaatgtcatgaagtatctctttccacctttagtcaacacaccattcatctcacaaagatcagaatgtatgagttctaatggtgccaggtgtctctcctccgcggccttatgaggcttgcgaggttgcttagcttgcacacatgaaaggcacttagaacctttggctaaagtgaaactcgggattaaatccaacttggctagccgcgtcataacaccaaaactaatgtgacaaagacgtgaatgccaaacttcagattcattaacattcgaatgaatatggttcacgactttattacaaaaatctgcgagggaaaggcggaacatccctccgctctcataaccttttccaacaaagagtccatattttgtaacaactaatttattagactcgaaaaccaacttaaacccttctctacatagaa encodes:
- the LOC119350514 gene encoding uncharacterized protein LOC119350514, which translates into the protein MKNTKLVAILVLQAIMVMGILAHVNADYFPKCCNNCRSFSGVDVCDDAHPQCPKGCSACRVVTPSPHKTFRCADMKSTVDGTCGGPCKKLLSK